The Luteolibacter arcticus genome includes a window with the following:
- a CDS encoding esterase/lipase family protein — translation MKLQAIFAAAFALTSCVAPVSFHVVETKTPPGDYHVAPLDAALAELEAGKASADAMEASGHFLESARLAGDKALAGEPGAVALYNHAVGRLVERLEKAKALPWGRTITVGSGPTARTLRGKLEPGASNAHREYHVVDRYDFRGKYATIHATRPGVGAPLVVLADSSPDFRKTFDPPQVSMALTAVVRAEGSRGAVLELHDPLEEERISIAGRNPVLAANFSAPVSFVLAVTRPDKLGLIRLINPQKYSDTARLIRLQKYDKNRIPVLFVHGLQDTPATWAPMYHSIMQDPELRNRYQFWVFSYPSGYPYPYSASLLRKELDGVNRVFPDHKKMVIVGHSMGSMISRLMVTNAGDRIWRDIFAKGPDDMRITGASRELLRDSLLFEHRREINRAIFLSAPHKGSEIASNWIGRLGSRLVRMPTFLADARNAVASVITVDAASLQLDRAPNSIDTLSPENRFVKAVNKLPIAPGIPYHSVMGDRGKGGNKDRTRPMMSDGVVAFWSSHLDGSASEKVVPSHHSAHQHPDGIAEVKRILKLHLGQGR, via the coding sequence ATGAAACTTCAGGCCATCTTTGCCGCTGCGTTTGCTCTCACCTCGTGCGTCGCTCCCGTTTCCTTTCATGTGGTGGAGACCAAGACGCCACCCGGCGACTATCATGTTGCGCCGCTTGATGCGGCATTGGCCGAGCTGGAGGCGGGCAAGGCCTCTGCGGACGCGATGGAGGCCAGCGGTCATTTCCTCGAGTCGGCACGCCTCGCCGGTGACAAGGCCTTGGCGGGCGAGCCCGGTGCGGTGGCTCTGTACAATCACGCTGTGGGCCGCTTGGTCGAGCGGCTGGAGAAAGCCAAGGCGCTGCCGTGGGGCCGCACCATCACGGTCGGCAGCGGACCCACTGCCCGCACCCTGCGCGGCAAGCTGGAACCGGGGGCCAGCAATGCCCACCGCGAGTATCATGTGGTCGATCGGTACGACTTCCGCGGCAAATACGCCACCATCCACGCGACCCGCCCTGGCGTCGGCGCACCGCTGGTCGTCTTGGCGGATTCGAGCCCTGACTTCCGCAAGACCTTCGATCCGCCGCAGGTGTCCATGGCGCTGACCGCCGTGGTGCGTGCGGAAGGCAGTCGAGGCGCGGTACTGGAGTTGCACGATCCGCTTGAGGAGGAACGCATTTCCATCGCCGGCCGGAATCCGGTGCTCGCGGCGAATTTCAGCGCGCCGGTGAGCTTCGTGCTGGCGGTCACGCGACCTGACAAGCTCGGCCTGATCCGTCTGATCAACCCGCAGAAATACTCCGACACCGCACGGCTCATCCGTCTCCAAAAGTACGACAAGAACCGGATTCCGGTCCTCTTCGTCCACGGTCTGCAAGACACGCCGGCCACATGGGCGCCGATGTATCACTCCATCATGCAGGATCCGGAACTCCGGAACCGCTATCAATTCTGGGTCTTCAGTTACCCCAGCGGCTACCCGTATCCCTACTCTGCGTCGCTGCTGCGCAAGGAGTTGGACGGCGTCAACCGGGTCTTCCCCGACCACAAGAAGATGGTCATCGTCGGCCACAGCATGGGCAGCATGATCAGCCGGCTGATGGTGACGAATGCCGGCGACCGGATCTGGCGCGACATTTTCGCGAAGGGGCCGGATGACATGCGCATCACCGGTGCCAGCCGCGAACTGCTGCGCGACTCCCTCTTGTTCGAGCACCGCCGGGAGATCAACCGCGCCATCTTCCTCTCCGCCCCACATAAGGGGTCGGAAATCGCGTCGAACTGGATCGGTCGGTTGGGCTCGCGGCTGGTGCGGATGCCCACATTCCTGGCCGATGCCCGCAATGCCGTGGCCTCCGTCATCACCGTGGATGCCGCCTCGCTGCAGCTCGATCGCGCGCCGAACAGCATCGATACCCTTTCCCCGGAGAACCGCTTCGTGAAGGCCGTCAACAAGCTGCCGATCGCGCCCGGCATCCCGTATCACTCGGTCATGGGTGACCGCGGCAAGGGGGGAAACAAGGACCGGACCCGGCCGATGATGTCCGACGGGGTGGTGGCATTCTGGAGCTCGCACCTCGACGGCTCGGCGTCGGAAAAGGTGGTCCCGTCCCATCACAGCGCTCACCAGCATCCGGACGGCATCGCGGAGGTGAAGCGGATCCTGAAGCTGCACTTGGGTCAGGGGCGCTGA
- a CDS encoding arylsulfatase, with amino-acid sequence MKPTATNLSVALAFGLALFAPLAHGQGKKPNILVIFGDDIGYWNVSAYNRGMMGYRTPNIDRLAREGALFTDHYAQQSCTAGRAAFITGQSCFRTGLLKVGLPGAKEGLSEKDPTLADLLKPQGYATGQFGKNHLGDRNEFLPTVHGFDEFFGNLYHLNAEEEPEHPDYPKNPEFRAKFGPRGVLKCKATEQDSGTADPRFGRVGKQSIEDTGPLSRKRMETVDEEFLNASLDFIDRQAKADKPFFCWFNSTRMHIYTHLKPESKGKTGLGIVADGMTEFDGMVGQLLKKLDDLGIADNTIVIWTTDNGAEGFSWPDGGTTPFKGEKNTNWEGGYRVPLAMRWPGVIKPGTEINDVTSHEDLVPTLVSAAGEPNVKEKLLAGYEAAGKTFKVHLDGYDQRELLAGTGPSKREEYFYWTDDGNLAGLRYNRWKLCFLEQRAESLDVWQDPLIVLRFPKLLDLRADPFERAQHDAGDYDRWRVEHAFALVPAQAYVAKHLATYQQYPPRQKPGSFSMDHVLEKLHEAGGGSR; translated from the coding sequence ATGAAACCAACCGCAACGAACCTGTCGGTCGCGCTCGCCTTCGGGCTGGCGCTCTTCGCACCGCTTGCCCACGGGCAGGGCAAGAAACCCAACATCCTCGTCATCTTCGGTGACGATATCGGCTACTGGAATGTCAGCGCCTACAACCGCGGGATGATGGGATATCGCACGCCGAATATCGACCGGCTCGCCCGGGAAGGTGCGCTCTTCACCGACCACTACGCGCAGCAATCCTGCACCGCCGGACGTGCGGCCTTCATCACCGGTCAATCATGCTTCCGCACCGGCTTGCTAAAGGTCGGGTTGCCGGGCGCGAAGGAAGGTCTCTCCGAAAAGGACCCGACACTGGCGGATCTCCTCAAGCCGCAGGGCTACGCCACCGGCCAATTCGGCAAGAACCACCTAGGAGACCGCAATGAATTCCTGCCGACGGTCCACGGCTTCGACGAATTCTTTGGCAATCTCTATCACCTCAATGCCGAGGAGGAGCCCGAGCATCCGGACTACCCGAAGAATCCGGAATTCCGCGCGAAGTTCGGCCCCCGCGGCGTGCTCAAGTGCAAGGCGACTGAGCAAGACAGCGGAACCGCAGACCCGCGCTTCGGCCGCGTCGGCAAGCAGTCCATCGAGGACACGGGGCCGCTCAGCAGAAAGCGCATGGAGACCGTCGATGAAGAATTTCTAAACGCCTCCCTCGATTTCATCGACCGGCAGGCGAAGGCCGACAAGCCGTTCTTCTGCTGGTTCAATTCTACCCGGATGCACATCTACACGCACCTGAAGCCCGAATCCAAAGGGAAGACCGGCTTGGGCATCGTGGCGGATGGCATGACCGAGTTCGATGGCATGGTTGGCCAGCTTCTAAAGAAGCTCGATGACCTTGGAATCGCGGACAATACCATTGTGATTTGGACCACCGACAACGGTGCCGAAGGTTTCTCTTGGCCGGATGGAGGCACCACGCCTTTCAAGGGGGAAAAGAATACGAACTGGGAGGGAGGCTACCGGGTGCCGCTTGCGATGCGCTGGCCGGGTGTCATCAAGCCTGGCACCGAGATCAATGATGTGACCTCTCACGAGGATCTCGTGCCGACGCTAGTCTCCGCCGCAGGCGAGCCGAATGTGAAGGAGAAGCTCCTCGCCGGCTACGAGGCAGCCGGCAAGACCTTCAAGGTCCACCTCGATGGATACGACCAGCGCGAACTCCTCGCAGGAACGGGACCGAGCAAGCGGGAGGAATACTTCTATTGGACCGACGACGGCAATCTCGCCGGCCTCCGCTACAATCGCTGGAAGCTCTGCTTCCTCGAGCAGCGCGCGGAGAGCCTCGATGTCTGGCAGGACCCCCTCATCGTGCTGCGTTTCCCGAAGCTCTTGGACCTCCGTGCCGATCCCTTCGAACGCGCCCAGCACGATGCCGGCGACTACGATCGCTGGCGGGTGGAGCACGCCTTCGCGCTCGTCCCTGCCCAAGCCTACGTCGCGAAACACCTGGCGACCTATCAGCAATATCCTCCGCGGCAGAAGCCCGGGTCGTTCTCCATGGACCATGTCCTCGAGAAGCTCCACGAGGCGGGCGGGGGATCACGCTGA
- a CDS encoding TonB-dependent receptor, translated as MKTLPLLVVISPLAAQDALPEMTVLAERRGGSVADLPGWTLAEWDEEDFSNRAPRTLDELLASEPSFSLYRRQTSLFGNPTSAGVSLRNTGATAASRTLVVLDGIPQNDPFGGWVYWARHDPSTLESVRIVPAARAAVWGNASPAGVVQLTSHPAFEERHLLRVGGGSQGTYSASTSHTLVADDDSLAVTFSAFGLHSDGFYAVPSWQRGTIDRKLAIDSYGADLKLAWRAAPGITVEPMFSWYEEDRNNGTPLAGNSTEALDFAVRVTSEDDGGLSWQALAYRQQRRFQSMFTSVNATRTAETPSLDQFHVPGDGTGAAFTLQWEPEGPWSLTTGADFRHTDGATNEDAGFVAGSFVRRRQAGGEQSLTGVFAAAGYEASTDTRIDASIRLDAWELEDGRRIEKSLVNGSTLRKDIQPDRDGVEPSLALALSHDLTKDVTLGLSAGTSFRLPTLNELHRPFRVRNDITEANPALDPERFYSIEGTVDWQAAECLKFDASLFHHWIRDAIANVPITDPAQIAAIFGTIPPGGSGSQRQNVDEARVLGLQVGTEWQPRQEVTLRVDGIWSDTEFSESTTQPLLDGKPFPQAPDLRLIAAADWRATDTLTFSAGYEYGADQYDDALAQRRIPSYTSARIGATWQATEQVMLHARVDNLLDEEIATGLSSDGIRTIAAPRSFWVGAEWAF; from the coding sequence ATGAAAACGCTCCCCCTCCTCGTTGTCATTTCCCCGCTGGCCGCCCAGGACGCGCTGCCGGAAATGACCGTGCTCGCCGAGCGTCGCGGCGGTAGCGTGGCCGACCTCCCCGGCTGGACGCTCGCCGAATGGGACGAAGAGGACTTCTCCAACAGAGCGCCGCGCACCCTCGACGAGTTGCTCGCCAGCGAGCCTTCGTTTTCCCTCTACCGCCGCCAAACCTCGCTCTTCGGCAATCCCACTTCGGCCGGCGTGAGCCTGCGCAATACCGGCGCCACCGCCGCCTCGCGCACGCTGGTGGTGCTCGATGGGATTCCGCAGAACGATCCCTTCGGCGGCTGGGTCTATTGGGCGCGCCACGATCCCTCGACGCTGGAGTCGGTCCGCATCGTCCCTGCCGCGCGCGCCGCCGTGTGGGGAAATGCCAGCCCCGCGGGCGTGGTCCAGCTCACCAGTCATCCCGCGTTCGAAGAGCGCCACTTGCTGCGAGTCGGCGGCGGATCACAGGGGACTTACTCGGCATCCACCTCACACACGCTGGTGGCGGATGATGACTCGCTGGCGGTGACGTTTTCGGCCTTCGGCCTGCACTCGGATGGCTTCTACGCGGTGCCGTCGTGGCAGCGCGGAACGATCGACCGCAAGCTGGCGATCGACTCGTATGGCGCGGACCTCAAGCTCGCCTGGCGCGCGGCACCGGGCATCACCGTCGAGCCGATGTTTTCGTGGTACGAGGAAGATCGTAACAACGGCACACCCCTCGCCGGCAACTCCACCGAAGCCCTCGACTTCGCAGTGCGCGTCACGTCCGAGGACGATGGCGGACTTTCCTGGCAAGCACTGGCCTACCGGCAGCAGCGGCGCTTCCAGTCGATGTTCACCTCGGTGAATGCGACGCGCACCGCGGAGACGCCATCGCTCGATCAGTTCCACGTTCCCGGCGACGGCACCGGTGCCGCGTTTACCCTGCAATGGGAACCGGAGGGACCGTGGTCGCTCACCACCGGGGCCGACTTCCGCCATACCGACGGAGCGACGAATGAGGACGCCGGTTTTGTCGCGGGCAGCTTCGTGCGCAGGCGACAAGCCGGTGGAGAGCAAAGCCTGACCGGTGTTTTCGCCGCCGCGGGCTACGAGGCCAGCACCGACACGCGGATCGATGCCAGCATCCGCCTCGATGCATGGGAACTGGAAGATGGCCGCCGCATCGAGAAGTCGCTGGTGAATGGCTCCACGCTGCGGAAGGACATTCAGCCGGATCGCGATGGAGTCGAGCCGTCGCTCGCACTCGCCCTCTCGCATGATCTAACAAAAGATGTGACGCTTGGCCTCTCCGCGGGCACGAGTTTCCGCCTGCCGACGCTCAACGAACTTCACCGTCCCTTCCGCGTCCGCAACGACATCACCGAGGCGAACCCGGCGCTCGATCCGGAGCGCTTCTACAGCATCGAGGGCACAGTCGATTGGCAGGCGGCGGAGTGCTTGAAGTTCGACGCGAGCCTCTTCCACCACTGGATCCGCGACGCCATCGCCAATGTCCCGATCACCGACCCCGCGCAGATCGCCGCGATCTTCGGCACCATCCCGCCCGGCGGCTCCGGCTCGCAGCGGCAGAATGTCGATGAAGCCCGCGTGCTGGGGCTACAAGTCGGCACGGAATGGCAGCCCAGACAGGAAGTGACCCTGCGTGTCGATGGCATTTGGAGTGACACGGAATTCAGCGAGTCCACGACCCAGCCGCTGTTGGACGGCAAGCCCTTTCCCCAAGCACCCGACCTGCGCTTGATCGCCGCCGCCGATTGGCGGGCAACCGACACCCTCACCTTCTCCGCCGGCTACGAGTATGGTGCCGATCAATACGACGACGCCCTCGCCCAACGCCGCATCCCGAGCTACACCAGCGCGCGCATCGGCGCGACCTGGCAGGCAACCGAGCAGGTGATGCTGCACGCCCGGGTCGACAATCTCTTGGACGAGGAAATCGCCACCGGCCTGAGCAGCGACGGCATCCGCACCATCGCCGCACCACGATCCTTCTGGGTCGGCGCGGAGTGGGCGTTCTAA
- a CDS encoding MDR family NADPH-dependent oxidoreductase: MQALRFHEFGKPDEVLRLEPLDLPSLADGEVRLKILAAPVNPADLNLIEGTYGVKPELPAVPGIEGCGEVVESRSMDFQAGDRAIVLRRAGSWATHVQLPAENLFKLPAGLDPLQAAMLKVNPATAWRLLTGFATLEPGSLIVQNAANSGVGRCVIAMAKELGLRTMNLVRRAELREELLALGADVVVTDDDAGLEGAKAAGVEKPKLAFNCVGGESALRLMNLLAPGGIHVTFGAMARRPLTVPNGLLIFKDLQIRGLWITKWIEAAPKQELDEAYGRLARLMLDGSMGLPVDSTYSLDAFDAALERVGGAGREGKVLLVP, translated from the coding sequence ATGCAAGCGCTCCGGTTTCACGAATTCGGCAAGCCCGACGAGGTATTACGGTTGGAGCCGCTTGATCTGCCTTCTCTAGCAGATGGCGAGGTGCGCTTGAAGATCCTGGCGGCCCCAGTGAATCCGGCGGACCTGAATCTCATCGAGGGAACTTACGGCGTGAAGCCGGAGTTGCCCGCGGTGCCGGGCATCGAAGGCTGCGGTGAGGTAGTCGAGAGCCGGTCGATGGATTTCCAAGCGGGTGACCGTGCCATCGTGCTGCGCCGCGCGGGGAGCTGGGCGACGCACGTGCAATTGCCGGCGGAGAATCTCTTCAAGCTGCCCGCGGGACTCGATCCCTTGCAAGCGGCGATGCTGAAAGTGAATCCGGCGACGGCGTGGCGGTTGCTCACCGGCTTTGCCACGCTCGAGCCCGGCTCGTTGATCGTCCAGAATGCGGCGAACTCCGGCGTGGGACGTTGCGTGATCGCCATGGCGAAAGAACTCGGGCTACGTACGATGAACCTCGTACGTCGCGCGGAGCTGCGCGAGGAATTGCTCGCGCTCGGCGCGGACGTGGTAGTGACGGATGACGACGCGGGACTTGAAGGGGCGAAAGCGGCTGGCGTTGAAAAGCCGAAGCTCGCCTTCAACTGCGTCGGCGGCGAAAGCGCGTTGCGGCTGATGAACCTGCTCGCGCCCGGCGGCATCCACGTGACCTTCGGCGCGATGGCTCGCAGGCCACTTACGGTTCCGAATGGCTTGCTCATCTTCAAGGATCTCCAAATCCGCGGTCTGTGGATCACGAAGTGGATTGAAGCCGCGCCCAAACAAGAATTGGACGAGGCCTATGGAAGGCTCGCCCGCTTGATGCTCGACGGCAGCATGGGTTTACCGGTCGACTCGACCTATTCCCTGGATGCGTTTGATGCTGCCCTCGAACGCGTGGGCGGGGCCGGGCGAGAGGGAAAGGTGCTTCTGGTTCCTTGA
- a CDS encoding Uma2 family endonuclease: MSLAIQLPPRQDQMEFNLRVWERLLADPELAKIAGRFETDRHGHIIMSPPPGSFHSSRQSRIAILLDRLLGGRALTECPLSTSDGVKSADVAWFSEIRYARAFDPRCFLEAGEICVKVILPSNTKAEMEEKMALYFDSGAIEVWFCDESGDMRFIGKEGPLEGSLLCPDFPVFIEA; the protein is encoded by the coding sequence ATGAGCCTCGCGATCCAGCTTCCGCCGCGGCAGGACCAGATGGAGTTCAATCTCCGTGTCTGGGAGCGGCTGCTTGCCGATCCGGAGCTCGCGAAGATCGCGGGTCGCTTCGAGACCGACCGCCACGGGCACATCATCATGTCACCTCCTCCCGGCTCCTTCCACAGCTCGCGCCAGTCACGGATCGCGATCCTGCTTGATCGTTTGCTGGGAGGTCGCGCGCTCACCGAGTGTCCTCTCTCTACTTCCGATGGCGTGAAGTCCGCCGACGTGGCGTGGTTTTCTGAGATTCGCTATGCCCGTGCCTTTGATCCGCGCTGCTTCCTGGAAGCCGGCGAGATCTGCGTCAAAGTCATCTTGCCCTCGAACACCAAGGCGGAGATGGAGGAAAAGATGGCGCTCTATTTTGACTCGGGTGCGATCGAGGTCTGGTTCTGCGACGAGAGCGGCGACATGCGGTTCATCGGAAAAGAGGGCCCGCTGGAAGGTTCGCTGTTGTGCCCGGATTTTCCGGTGTTCATTGAAGCCTGA
- a CDS encoding Glu/Leu/Phe/Val family dehydrogenase translates to MRDELLRNPVFAMAATQFDGVADFLGLSDELRERTKWPKRLITVTVPIRHDDGSVKVYFGHRVQHHLTRGPVKGGLRYHPNVDLGEVAALAMWMNWKCALMDLPFGGGKGGITCDPRTMSHGELERITRRYTMEMIPFIGPDIDIMAPDMGTNEQTMAWMTDTYSTHAGRLVPGIVTGKPLSLQGSAGRTQATGHGVAFLACRALNKLNLPIEGATAVVQGFGNVGSYAAYSLSNSKVKILGVSDVTGAIWNAGGIDTRKLRDHVASRGSIQGFAEAEPIDPAALLCQPCDILIPAATDMVITGENAPLLKCKVLAEGANGPTTPEADAILNERGDIFVIPDILCNAGGVTVSYFEWVQNLQRFQWTEREVLTKLETMLENAFSRVLHFVERHKLPHRTAAQALAIKTVADVKAQRGLFP, encoded by the coding sequence ATGCGCGACGAACTTCTGCGAAACCCGGTCTTCGCCATGGCGGCCACGCAATTCGACGGAGTGGCCGATTTCCTCGGCCTCAGCGACGAATTGCGCGAGCGCACCAAGTGGCCCAAGCGACTGATCACCGTGACCGTGCCGATCCGCCATGACGACGGCTCGGTCAAAGTCTATTTCGGCCACCGCGTGCAGCACCACCTGACCCGCGGGCCGGTGAAGGGCGGCCTGCGCTACCACCCGAACGTCGACCTCGGCGAGGTCGCCGCATTGGCGATGTGGATGAACTGGAAATGCGCGCTGATGGACCTGCCCTTCGGCGGCGGCAAGGGCGGCATCACCTGTGATCCTCGCACGATGAGCCACGGCGAGCTCGAGCGCATCACCCGCCGCTACACGATGGAGATGATCCCTTTCATCGGCCCGGACATCGACATCATGGCCCCCGACATGGGCACCAATGAGCAGACCATGGCGTGGATGACCGACACCTACTCGACCCACGCGGGGCGTTTGGTCCCGGGCATCGTGACCGGCAAGCCGCTTTCGCTCCAAGGCTCGGCCGGCCGCACGCAGGCCACCGGCCACGGCGTCGCCTTCCTGGCCTGTCGTGCGTTGAACAAGCTGAACCTGCCGATCGAGGGGGCCACGGCCGTCGTGCAGGGCTTCGGCAATGTCGGCTCGTACGCCGCCTACTCGCTGTCGAATTCCAAGGTGAAAATCCTCGGGGTCTCGGATGTGACCGGTGCGATCTGGAATGCCGGCGGCATCGATACCCGCAAGCTGCGCGACCACGTGGCCTCGCGCGGCAGCATCCAGGGATTTGCGGAAGCCGAGCCGATCGATCCGGCGGCACTGCTTTGCCAGCCGTGTGACATTCTGATCCCAGCCGCCACCGACATGGTCATCACCGGCGAAAATGCGCCGCTGCTGAAATGCAAGGTGCTCGCCGAGGGGGCCAATGGTCCCACCACGCCCGAGGCCGATGCGATCCTCAATGAGCGCGGCGACATCTTCGTGATCCCCGACATCCTCTGCAACGCCGGTGGCGTGACCGTCTCTTACTTCGAGTGGGTGCAGAACCTGCAACGCTTCCAGTGGACCGAGCGGGAGGTCCTGACGAAGCTTGAAACGATGCTGGAGAACGCCTTCTCCCGCGTGCTGCATTTCGTCGAGCGCCACAAGCTCCCGCACCGCACCGCCGCGCAGGCGCTGGCGATCAAGACGGTGGCGGACGTGAAGGCGCAGCGGGGATTGTTCCCGTGA
- a CDS encoding ADP-ribosylglycohydrolase family protein — translation MTARDLVLPSFFGDALALGPHWVYDPAKIAVWYPGGIRSYDAPRSSYHPASKAAGDLTHYGDQTLALLESLAGAGGSLANWPADWRHWAETIRDDKSSYFDGATRGTLENLAAGVAEPSDSHDLGGAARIAPLFAFTREVETLVPLARAQTALTHGDPQVIDAAEFFARAALSIAGGAGFEETFDEAASHPYDALPAIDWVTLGRDAADGDLAAQAGALGLGCGIGGAFPITLAVAFRHEADPVAALSANAMLGGDSAARGLLLGLLLGARHGAAAFPAEWSSGLRSIETIERLLPQ, via the coding sequence ATGACCGCCCGTGACCTCGTCCTCCCGTCGTTCTTCGGAGATGCCCTCGCCCTCGGCCCGCACTGGGTCTATGACCCGGCCAAAATCGCGGTGTGGTATCCGGGCGGCATCCGTTCCTATGACGCGCCCCGTAGTTCGTACCACCCCGCCAGCAAGGCGGCCGGCGACTTGACCCACTACGGCGACCAGACGCTGGCGCTGCTGGAGTCGTTGGCGGGGGCCGGCGGCAGCCTGGCGAACTGGCCAGCCGATTGGCGCCACTGGGCGGAAACGATCCGCGACGACAAGAGCAGCTACTTCGATGGCGCGACCCGCGGGACGCTGGAAAACCTCGCCGCAGGCGTCGCGGAGCCTTCGGACTCCCACGATCTCGGCGGTGCGGCGCGCATCGCCCCGCTGTTTGCCTTCACCCGTGAGGTGGAAACCTTGGTCCCGCTGGCCCGGGCGCAGACCGCGCTGACCCATGGCGACCCGCAAGTCATCGATGCCGCCGAGTTCTTCGCCCGTGCGGCACTTTCAATCGCCGGGGGCGCAGGCTTCGAGGAAACCTTCGACGAAGCCGCCTCGCATCCCTACGACGCGCTGCCAGCGATCGACTGGGTCACGCTCGGCCGTGATGCCGCGGATGGCGATCTCGCGGCGCAAGCCGGCGCGCTGGGCCTCGGCTGCGGCATCGGCGGGGCGTTTCCGATCACCCTCGCGGTGGCCTTCCGCCATGAGGCCGACCCGGTGGCGGCGCTGTCGGCGAATGCCATGCTCGGCGGCGACTCCGCCGCGCGGGGCCTGTTGTTAGGCCTGCTGTTGGGTGCCCGCCATGGGGCAGCGGCATTTCCCGCGGAGTGGAGCAGCGGCCTGCGCTCGATCGAGACGATCGAGCGCTTGCTACCCCAGTGA
- a CDS encoding SH3 domain-containing protein has translation MPRFTANADYEEKDTNPIRLVPGDEVTVGPVDRAWPGWVWAEDDSNNDGYVPEDILEPLGEGRYAAMESFDPTTLVIHRGDELESLKQIHGWHWCRNASGEEGWVAGYLLKPVA, from the coding sequence ATGCCCCGCTTCACTGCCAATGCCGACTACGAGGAAAAGGACACGAATCCGATCCGCCTGGTGCCGGGCGATGAAGTGACCGTCGGTCCGGTCGATCGCGCGTGGCCCGGCTGGGTGTGGGCGGAGGACGACAGCAACAACGACGGCTACGTGCCCGAGGACATCCTGGAGCCGCTGGGCGAAGGGCGCTATGCCGCCATGGAATCCTTTGACCCGACCACGCTGGTGATCCACCGCGGGGACGAGCTGGAATCGCTCAAGCAAATCCACGGCTGGCACTGGTGCCGCAATGCCTCTGGCGAGGAAGGCTGGGTCGCCGGCTACCTGCTGAAGCCAGTGGCCTGA
- a CDS encoding DUF1194 domain-containing protein, with product MTTSLSLPCSRVRSGLLALAAACALVLPSNAGNVDTELLILVDAQTYSQSDFNLILDNVAKSFESQSFYAAVTQGGVYGKIASSVMLYNLPTNPVVITWRELTTQQDFFNFANSVRSIAYPNTGWGVSYVNALTSATNHMAASPSNGTVQQITIIDDATGFYQADANATRAARNAALASGVDVINAMVFDAAYQEATVTNYYQANVISPTTGSVSVVSSPQGGPKPSADMALISSAVQTSVAGPTIQTAQAIPEPTAAGVLGLAGVLGLLRRRRIGGEA from the coding sequence GTGACAACCTCCCTCTCCCTCCCTTGTTCCCGGGTCCGGTCCGGCTTGCTGGCCCTTGCTGCTGCCTGTGCGCTCGTCCTTCCGTCGAATGCCGGCAACGTGGATACCGAGCTGTTGATCTTGGTCGATGCGCAGACCTACTCCCAGAGCGACTTCAACCTGATCCTCGACAACGTCGCGAAGTCCTTCGAGAGCCAGAGCTTTTACGCCGCGGTGACCCAAGGCGGGGTTTACGGCAAGATCGCGTCCTCGGTGATGCTCTACAACCTGCCGACCAACCCCGTGGTGATCACGTGGCGCGAGCTGACCACCCAGCAGGATTTCTTCAATTTCGCCAACAGCGTGCGGAGCATCGCCTATCCGAACACCGGCTGGGGCGTCAGCTACGTCAACGCCTTGACTTCGGCGACGAACCACATGGCTGCATCCCCTTCGAACGGGACCGTCCAGCAGATCACGATCATCGACGACGCGACCGGCTTCTATCAGGCGGACGCGAACGCGACGAGGGCCGCCCGCAATGCGGCGCTGGCCTCAGGCGTGGACGTCATCAACGCGATGGTTTTCGACGCCGCCTATCAGGAGGCGACGGTCACCAACTACTATCAGGCGAACGTCATCAGCCCGACGACCGGCTCGGTGAGCGTGGTCTCCAGCCCGCAGGGCGGACCGAAGCCTAGCGCTGACATGGCTCTCATTTCCAGTGCCGTGCAAACTTCGGTCGCCGGTCCGACCATTCAGACCGCGCAGGCCATCCCGGAACCGACTGCCGCGGGTGTTTTGGGTTTGGCGGGCGTCCTGGGTCTGCTTCGTCGCCGTCGCATCGGTGGGGAGGCCTGA